In Metarhizium brunneum chromosome 3, complete sequence, a genomic segment contains:
- the AM gene encoding Gelsolin-like protein 1, which yields MPPNHGLVHAKEYDIKDSNVELIGSDIDHRVKHKSAATEPAWNDGAVGTKPGLRVWRIEQFQVVPWPEDQYGQFYDGDSFIVLHSYPLGKASSSSAKLGHDIFFWLGSHTTQDEAGTAAYKTVELDEFLSGAATQHREVQTAPSAEFLSLFPRLTIRSGGARTGFRHVEPQAARAPVRTLLRVFKSPSGGLVVHEVDPAVGSLDDGDVFVLDVGDKIWVWQGRRCSPAEKAKAAQVVHDMTLAKHIDVEVVAQAEARSRRVTELLGGGGGDDTPRDGFSQRRPMGAAAGEAADRSARLFRLSDASGRLTFELAGDGGRISLGDLDGNDVFLLDDGGRGVWVWEGAGASRGEKAAWLSVAQAYIRHLQSGDPDAAHHLVPLAKVRQGNESRAFLRAIEAC from the coding sequence ATGCCTCCCAACCACGGCCTAGTCCACGCCAAAGAGTACGACATCAAGGACAGCAACGTCGAGCTCATCGGGAGCGACATTGACCACCGCGTCAAACACAAGTCGGCCGCGACGGAGCCGGCCTGGAACGACGGCGCGGTCGGCACCAAGCCCGGCCTGCGCGTCTGGCGCATCGAGCAGTTCCAGGTCGTGCCCTGGCCCGAAGACCAGTACGGCCAGTTCTACGACGGCGACAGCTTCATCGTCCTGCACTCGTACCCGCTCGGCAaggcgtcatcgtcgtcggccaagctcggccacgacatcttcttctggctgGGCAGCCACACGACGCAGGACGAGGCCGGCACCGCCGCCTACAAGACGGTCGAGCTGGACGAGTTCCTCTCCGGCGCGGCCACGCAGCACCGCGAGGTGCAGACCGCGCCGTCGGCCGAGTTCCTCTCGCTGTTCCCGCGCCTCACCATCCGGTCGGGCGGCGCGCGCACCGGCTTCCGCCACGTCGAGCCGCAGGCCGCCCGCGCGCCCGTCCGCACCCTGCTGCGCGTCTTCAAGAGCCCCtccggcggcctcgtcgtgCACGAGGTCGATCCCGCCGTCGGCAGCctggacgacggcgacgtcttcgtcctcgacgtcggcgacaaGATCTGGGTCTGGCAGGGCCGGCGCTGCAGCCCCgcggaaaaggccaaggccgcccaGGTCGTCCACGACATGACCCTCGCCAAGCACATTGACGTCGAGGTCGTTGCGCAGGCCGAGGCGCGATCCCGCCGCGTCACGgagctcctcggcggcggtggcggcgacgacacGCCCCGGGACGGCTTCAGCCAACGCCGCCCGATGGGCGCGGCGGccggcgaggctgccgacCGTTCGGCGAGGCTGTTCCGTCTCAGCGACGCCAGCGGCCGGCTGACCTTTGAGCTGGCCGGGGACGGAGGCCGCATCTCACTGGGGGACCTCGACGGCAACGACGTGTTCCTGctggatgatggcggcagggGCGTCTGGGTATGGGAGGGCGCCGGTGCGAGCCGGGGAGAGAAGGCGGCGTGGCTGTCTGTTGCGCAGGCGTACATTCGCCATCTTCAGAGCGGCGATCCTGATGCCGCGCATCACCTGGTGCCTCTGGCCAAGGTGAGGCAGGGCAACGAGAGCAGAGCCTTCTTGAGGGCTATAGAGGCGTGCTAG
- the chiA1_0 gene encoding Chitinase A1, with the protein MQFKPILLAAVLSHLAPALAAPPIIVGYYPTSRHTVLKDLDLANYTHINVAFALPDEKANLAFEGDEVMPEIVPRLQEKGTKVLVSVGGWTGSAFFSNITTEGMRETFANNVIELMKKHNLDGIDFDWEYPGQAGSPCNFFDEQNDTRNFLAFLQMMRSKVKALGEDKLITLAVLTRPFAGPGGEDVSKFAEEVDFANLMQYDMNGAWGNETGPNAPLNFEPGKATQGSFATAIEAWTTAGWPADKLTSGLAFYGRSVTTDVDMLAQDPVSQYANFSKQVPKGDDLDELERETCPPNSAVSVNGTEEAWSGAWRYASLRGQGVLTAPTTPSPPWVRTFDSITMTPWLFNPETKTYITYDDPESLDAKVKFALSKGLAGTMAWEIAGDFNGELLGAVRGALGV; encoded by the coding sequence ATGCAATTCAAACCCATTCTTCTGGCAGCGGTGCTGAGCCACCTCGCTCCTGCGCTCGCTGCGCCTCCCATCATCGTAGGGTACTATCCGACCTCGAGGCACACCGTTCTTAAAGATCTGGACTTGGCCAACTACACCCACATCAACGTCGCCTTTGCGCTGCCCGATGAAAAGGCAAATCTGGCATTCGAGGGCGATGAGGTGATGCCCGAGATTGTTCCCAGACTTCAGGAGAAGGGCACCAAGGTCCTTGTTTCCGTCGGCGGGTGGACCGGCTCGGCCTTCTTTTCCAACATCACCACGGAAGGGATGAGAGAGACCTTTGCCAACAACGTCATTGAGCTGATGAAGAAGCATAACCTAGACGGCATCGACTTTGACTGGGAGTACCCCGGCCAAGCAGGAAGTCCCTGCAACTTCTTCGATGAACAAAACGACACAAGGAACTTTCTGGCCTTTCTTCAGATGATGCGatccaaggtcaaggccCTCGGGGAAGACAAGCTGATTACGCTCGCCGTGCTCACCCGGCCCTTTGCCGGACCCGGCGGAGAGGACGTGTCCAAGTTCGCCGAAGAggtcgactttgccaactTGATGCAGTACGACATGAATGGCGCATGGGGAAATGAAACCGGCCCCAATGCCCCTCTCAACTTTGAACCGGGCAAGGCAACACAGGGTTCATTCGCCACGGCGATTGAGGCATGGACCACGGCGGGCTGGCCGGCCGATAAGCTCACCAGCGGCCTCGCCTTTTACGGCCGCTCCGTGACCACGGACGTGGACATGCTGGCGCAGGACCCCGTCAGCCAGTACGCCAACTTTTCCAAGCAAGTCCCCAAGGGCGATGATCTGGATGAGCTCGAGCGCGAGACGTGCCCTCCCAACTCGGCAGTCAGCGTCAACGGGACGGAGGAGGCCTGGTCTGGGGCGTGGAGGTACGCCAGTCTCCGGGGACAAGGCGTGCTGACGGCGCCCACGACGCCGAGCCCCCCCTGGGTGAGGACCTTTGATAGCATCACAATGACTCCTTGGCTATTCAATCCCGAGACCAAGACGTACATTACGTATGACGATCCCGAGAGTCTGGatgccaaggtcaagtttGCACTGTCCAAGGGCTTGGCTGGGACCATGGCGTGGGAGATTGCGGGAGATTTCAATGGAGAGTTGCTGGGTGCGGTCAGGGGGGCATTGGGCGTATAG
- the SFH11 gene encoding Phosphatidylinositol/phosphatidylcholine transfer protein SFH11: METSLLQAASGTLTDDERTCLDTFSKLCYQEKLLQRPEGLQHGDLIDGLTDEHTLLRFLRGKSFDVDRAYEQLKEALAIRQSAGVIATYDTIDLGDFEEKRKLYPHWSGRRDKSGKPICIFDSRHLDDVVIQRYNEDRSVSRGAAAVSSAMEHAIVFHDYLTRFVFPVCSAMRDRKQPGTAISSAVYIADVSGMTLKQAWNLRMYIQDFGVLLSTCFPEVIDRIYAVNAPSYFGAIWSFVRKLIDPRTASKVEILYPGQVPAALAAVVDADDLPTQYGGRREVQYGAPPVMDEAMLQSLTSSSLGSAGQWPQGPIKLRSNGDGQVALIAVGSEGGDGRRDLIGLIG, from the exons ATGGAGACGTCACTGCTGCAGGCCGCATCAGGCACACtcaccgacgacgagcggACATGCTTGGATACCTTTAGCAAACTGTGCTACCAGGAGAAGCTTCTTCAGAGACCAGAGGGCCTGCAACACGGGGACCTTATCGACGGCCTCACCGACGAACACACCCTGCT GCGATTCCTCCGAGGCAAGTCATTTGACGTCGACCGCGCATATGAGCAGCTCAAGGAGGCACTGGCTATTCGACAGTCGGCCGGCGTGATTGCCACCTACGACACCATCGATCtcggcgactttgaagaGAAACGAAAGCTG TACCCTCACTGGTCTGGCCGTCGAGACAAGTCCGGCAAGCCCATCTGCATTTTCGACAGCCGCCACCTAGACGACGTCGTCATTCAGAGGTACAACGAGGACAGGAGTGTGTCTAgaggcgccgccgccgtgtcgAGCGCAATGGAGCACGCCATCGTCTTCCACGACTATCTAACCAGGTTCGTTTTCCCGGTGTGCTCGGCGATGCGCGACCGGAAACAGCCCGGCACGGCGATTTCCAGCGCCGTGTACATTGCCGACGTGTCTGGCATGACGCTGAAGCAAGCGTGGAACCTGCGAATGTACATCCAAGACTTTGGCGTGCTGCTGTCCACCTGTTTCCCCGAGGTCATTGACCGGATATAC GCCGTCAATGCGCCATCGTACTTTGGCGCGATATGGAGCTTCGTCCGCAAGCTGATCGACCCGCGGACCGCGTCCAAGGTCGAAATCCTGTACCCGGGCCAGGTGCCGGCCGCGCTGGCCGCCGTTGTCGACGCGGATGATTTGCCGACGCAGTACGGCGGACGGCGCGAGGTTCAATACGGGGCGCCGCCGGTGATGGATGAGGCCATGCTGCAGTCTTTGACGAGCTCATCTTTGGGTTCGGCTGGCCAATGGCCCCAGGGGCCGATCAAGTTGCGGTCAAATGGGGATGGGCAGGTCGCTCTGATTGCTGTGGGTTCTGAGGGGGGAGACGGGCGCCGGGATCTAATCGGTTTGATCGGATAA
- the COG5 gene encoding Conserved oligomeric Golgi complex subunit 5 — protein sequence MAAEPSTIQPDEPSYIDYEAFLSPDFSPAQFANTLVVSTNNPNDTPLDLSTPLSRVLFDAQEVDSHIDLLTTRSAVPLLEYTRAQNEASQRIVSELDTQIKSLDDSYKQLEREVIDKHAEADEVRQVALRLWETLRLGRSVGRCLQLGRQLEVQQSELGGPGSKEDHGALVRCSYTILSLREVLDATGPGEEGHGLGKVDAIRSLQDAVISPIERSVRETAERFVREFSIPNNTTFAQGEEAKAKLESAMAALYLLSPTHGVKPDRWSPRLLLTALDNYIRSALQTSITSLSRSLGQLPSLDRALYDVTSKCQNIIALEIILHATKPPAHPLLPAASPHKHPSLIQPLLAHLETGSLASYFWRTIASSLASRVQDIVNRGGVVARSLKSNKANVGDAIRQAVINGSQPPGAFATGRNKEKAAEANWDREIAVMVGSVTNNLR from the coding sequence atggctgccGAACCAAGCACAATCCAGCCGGACGAGCCCTCCTATATCGACTACGAAGCCTTCCTCTCTCCCGACTTCTCTCCCGCCCAGTTTGCCAACACGCTCGTCGTGTCGACCAACAACCCCAACGACACACCACTCGATCTCTCCACGCCGCTGTCACGAGTTCTTTTCGACGCGCAAGAGGTCGACTCGCACATCGACCTGCTGACCACCCGTTCCGCGGTCCCCTTGTTAGAATACACACGGGCGCAAAACGAGGCCAGCCAGCGCATTGTTTCAGAGCTCGACACCCAAATCAAGAGCCTCGACGACAGCTACAAGCAATTGGAGAGGGAGGTTATCGACAAACATGCCGAGGCAGATGAAGTTCGACAAGTTGCCCTACGACTGTGGGAGACACTACGTCTCGGTAGATCCGTTGGTCGCTGTCTCCAGCTCGGACGCCAGTTGGAAGTCCAACAGTCCGAGCTAGGCGGCCCTGGAAGCAAGGAAGATCACGGAGCACTCGTTCGATGTTCATACACTATCCTGTCTCTCCGCGAGGTTCTTGATGCTACCGGACCAGGCGAGGAAGGCCACGGCCTGGGCAAAGTCGATGCCATCCGCTCTCTCCAAGATGCTGTCATTTCGCCCATTGAGCGATCCGTCCGCGAAACAGCCGAGAGGTTCGTACGCGAGTTCTCCATCCCCAACAACACAACCTTTGCCCAGGgggaagaagcaaaagccAAGCTAGAatccgccatggcagccttgtATCTCCTCTCGCCCACACACGGTGTCAAGCCCGACCGCTGGTCGCcgcgcctcctcctcaccgcCCTAGACAACTACATTCGATCGGCCCTCCAAACGAGCATCACCTCGCTGTCTCGTTCCCTCGGACAACTCCCTTCTCTAGACCGGGCCTTGTACGACGTTACGTCCAAGTGTCAAAACATTATTGCCCTCGAAATCATCCTGCACGCCACCAAACCCCCTGCTCACCCGCTACTCCCGGCGGCATCACCCCACAAGCATCCAAGCCTCATCCAGCCGCTCCTTGCTCATCTCGAAACGGGATCCTTGGCATCGTACTTTTGGCGCACCATTGCGAGCAGTCTGGCCTCTCGAGTTCAGGACATTGTTAACAGAGGTGGCGTTGTTGCCCGATCACTGAAGTCGAATAAGGCCAACGTCGGGGATGCTATTCGCCAGGCTGTGATTAACGGCTCGCAGCCACCGGGAGCGTTTGCCACGGGGCGGAATAAGGAGAAGGCCGCGGAGGCGAATTGGGATAGGGAGATTGCTGTCATGGTGGGGAGCGTGACGAATAATTTGCGATGA